ATTTAGATATTCTATCATTTTCATTGTGTGCTTACGAACAGGCAATTGGAATAGAAGCTAGAGGAGTGTATAACGCTGGACAAGCAAGAGGCATGACCTTTTGGACACCAAATATTAATATATTCAGGGACCCAAGGTGGGGAAGAGGCCAAGAAACACCTGGCGAGGATCCATTGGTTACAGGAAAGTACGCAGTCTCATTTGTGAGAGGAATACAAGGGGACTCTTTCGAAGGCGGTAAGCTTGGTGAGAGTCTCCAAGTTTCAGCTTGTTGTAAGCATTTCACAGCTTATGATTTGGATAACTGGAAAGGAATTAACCGGTTCGTCTTTGATGCAAATGTAAGtgcattatcattatcattagtATTGTTTGTTTGTGTTTAAACTAACTTGATGGATTTCATTCAGGTGTTATGTGCTTTATCAATTGACCAATATTGATGTTGATGTTCCAccttttcttgtttttgtttctgGATTTTGTGTAGGTCACTCTACAGGATTTAGCAGATACATATCAGCCTCCTTTCCAGAGTTGCATAGAGAAAGGGAAAGCCAGTGGGGTAATGTGTGCTTACAATCGTATTAATGGAGTTCCAAACTGTGCAGATTACAATCTCTTGTCAAAAACAGCCCGAGGACAGTGGGGTTTCAATGGGTAAGAAAATGGAATAAGATTGATAACAAGGTCTTTTTCCTTTTAGAAACTACAACAACCATAATACAGAAAACTATTCAAAGGTCATTCAGAAGATGATTCTTTGTTTGGTTCAAAAACTATTCAGGTACATCACCTCAGACTGTGATGCTGTCTCAATCATATATGATGAACAAGGATATGTTAAAGAACCAGAGGACGCTGTTGCCGATGTTCTTACAGCCGGTAATTATAGTTGGCATTTTGTTTCTGGTTGATCAACTCTGTATTCTAAACTTGTTCTAGGTTACTCCAGCTATGATTCTAGTTTAAGAATGCTAATAAGATCATTTAAGGTTTTTATCGATACATTTGATCAGGAATGGACTTGGACTGTGGTGAATATTTGAAGAACTACACCGGATCAGCTATCGAAAAGAAAAAAGTAGCTGTGTCTGATATAGATAGAGCACTCCACAACCTTTTCTCAATCAGGATGAGGTTGGGACTTTTCAATGGCAACCCGGCTAAACAGCCTTTTGGAAACATCGGTTCTGACCAGGTCTGCTCCCCAGAACACCTGAACCTTGCTCTCGAGGCTGCTCGCAATGGCATTGTCCTTCTGAAAAACGATAACAGACTCCTTCCACTTGCAAAAACTGAAATTACTTCCCTTGCTGTGATAGGTCCTAATGCCAATTCTAGCGAAACACTTGTTGGAAATTATGCAGGTCCTCCTTGTAATCCTGTTACACCATTGCAAGGATTGCAAAGCTATGTCAAGAACATCAACTACCATCCAGGTTGTAGTACGGTTAATTGTTCGTCTGATTTGACTGATGAAGCAATGAAGATAGTTAAAGGGACAGACAAGGTGGTGTTAGTAATGGGATTGGATCAAACTCAGGAGAGGGAAGCTCATGATCGTGTCGACTTGGTTCTTCCTGGACATCAACAGAAACTCGTTACCCGCATCGCAAGCGCTGCAAATAAGCCTGTCATTCTTGTGCTTCTTTGTGGAGGTCCAGTAGACATAACATTTGCCAAGAATGATCAGAACATTGGAAGCATTATATGGGCTGGCTATCCCGGTGAAGCTGGAGGACGTGCATTAGCCGAAATTATATTTGGTGATCATAATCCAGGTGAAGTTTCCGTTACCAAATTTGtatgaataaaattatattcCTTGGTTTTGCATGATAACTGGAAATGCAATCATAATTTGTATACAGGAGGGAGATTACCAATTACATGGTATCCacaaaatttgactaaaataccGATGACAGACATGAGAATGCGGCCTGAACCATCTTCAGGTTATCCTGGACGTACTTACAGATTCTACCAAGGGCTGAAGGTATTCGAATTCGGCTACGGTCTCAGCTACACCAATTATTCCTATGAATTTCTCCCTCTTACAAAAGATAAGGTCTACTTAAACAATCAATCAAGTGATAAAATAGCTCTGGGATACAAGTCGGTTTCAGAGATGGGAACTGAACTTTGTGAAAAGAGCAAGCTCCCAGTCACAGTAAGGGTTCAAAACAACGGTGAGATGGATGGTAAGCATGCGGTGCTGCTGTTTGTGAGGCAAGCAAAAACTGGTAATGAAAGGCCAATAAAACAATTGGTGGGATTCAACAATGTTGATCTAAAGGCAGGGGAAAAAGCTGAAATCAAATTGGAGTTGAGCCCTTGTGAGCATCTTAGCAGTGCAGAGGGAGATGGTCAAATGGTGGTAGATGAAGGATCTTATTTCTTAAGCATTGGACACAAAGAATCAGAGATTACAGTGGTTTTCTCGGAAGACACTAGCGATGCTGCCACATCAAAGCTCATGATCCTTCCAAGAATCCTGATATTCTTTTACAtctattcattcattcattcattcattcctATGCATATTGTTCTGAAATGAATTAATGGACGGACCCTCTCAActttttacatgtaaaattctACTGATTGCTCAGTTGCctgtttttacaaaattattaagcCAATTTTTTTTGTTGGTCATAAACAAAACAAAGTTCACAAAAACGAAGCTCTCAAAACATTCGTGGAGTTTAAAAAATAACACAAACTTGGATGTTTCCATTTGATAACTCTTTTCATTGAGTGTTATGGCCTTACACACTTGGGTGCCAGTCTAGGAAATTACGGGTGAAGTTGATCAGCTGCGAATAGCTACAAATACAAGTTTGTCGTAAAATCATAATAGGCTCTATCTTGCAAATTGAAGCTGGcatcttccttttttcttttctaatatcatgtttatttgtttttacttATAGCTGATGTGGGTTTGTTTCTCAACTTGAAAACTACTTTAATAGTAGTGTCAATGTGAATTCGGATTCGGTACTTGTTATATTTCTATGAACCTACGTACTTACATCAAACTCTCCTAACAAACAATAATGTATACCACACTGCTTTTTATTCGAGACACTGCAATTtggatttaacaaaaaaaatttattcatgtTAACAATTCAACTtgatttgtaaatttaaaaagtaaaagtacTAAATTCCCTAAAATAAAAGCGGGTGggataaattctaaatttacgaaGAATTTAAGGACTTAGAACAcattttaatctaatatataaataaatatcataCCACAAATCTTAACACATTCGTCTGCATATGAAAATCACATATTAAGAACACAAaagtgtgtttaaaaataatatacaataaataatgaaaagtaTGATTTGGAACTAATTAATagtaacacatgaaatatgtatgatattaaaatacaaaaatataagattaaattgtgagtaaaacaaaatttaaactaaaaagcacgacatattaagaatattaaatgaataCAATTGATTATCATTGTTTCGTCATTAATCTTTGAGTTGGTGTTGAGTTCAtttgtgacactaactcaatcaacaacattattaacattcacaaaaaaaaaaaatagaacacaGATATACTTATTCaagtttcatataaaaattaaattttattttagtttaaatggtAAATGAAAAAGTTTTATATGCACGgtattttttgtttaaatctcattgtagaaattttttattgacttataaaaatatataaagatgaAAATATTCACATAATTATATAACTTACTttgtaaataaaatgaattttttggtAATTCTCTAACTGAGTTCGGATCCAGTTAATGGTTGGGTGACACAAAATCAATGTGCCATGTCAAATGCATTTCATATGTTTTGATGTAACAAATTAAAATGCCTTTGAATAAAAGTTGAAGttgaacaaaattaacaaaattatatttCAAATGAGCCTAAGAGATATAATTCTGAACCTACTACTTTAAAAtcttagaaaaaaattttgaatcaacTTTTAATCAAGTTAAAATAGTTTCAATCGATCGAGTTATACTTTTTCAatcaaagttaaaattttttaaaacaagtcaGTATAGCTCCAagccaaaaagtatcgatacttgttaACCAAGTATTGATAGTTTCTAAAATATCGGTACCCCaatttgacattttgtttctcaaatatTTCGCTAAATATCGATCCAGTATATCAATATTTCTGGCTCCAACAATCACAGAATTTTgcattaaattctaaaaatatcgATAACTTGTTAGCAAGTATCGGTACTCGTGTTTGCAAGTGAATTAAATGCACTAATTATTTCATCTCCGACAGCTCTATTTAATTCTCCAACAACCACAACGGTTGGAAATCAATAAGGGGGataaatatcatttttcaaaaatccTACAACAACAAAAGAGATTATTaaagcttaaagatcaatcaaaacaaaCTTTTGCTTTCAATTCTCAACAATTTCCTTTATACACACTTGTAAGTTGGTGTTTTTCTTGCATTTGTgctcaatttataaatattatgctCTTTTAAGGGTTTGTTCTTAGTTTGCTTATTTGTTATTCTCTTTGAGAATGTTTTGTCTTAATGtttgggtagaaatcttaagggagtttgtaaggttaaaccttatccTCAAAAGTTGTCAAATTAGTAAAATTAGAGAAATCTTTAGTTAAGGAAAGCTAAGGTAGTCGAGTAGGCAATTAGGGCCGAACCACTACATATCGCCGTATTTACTGTCTTTATCTATTTTCTTAGCATCCACAACTTTTTAAAAGACCAGTTCACCCCCTCTTGACAATTTCGAGTTGATTAATCGAgttaacaaaaattaactaatattttcaaatatatatatctaacataacatatatattaaaaatatatttttattagacTTAAATACTCATTTAACCCTGAAAATCatataacaaatttttttttcattctaaaatttaatcttaacaaaaaaaaattctaacttcaaaatactattaGCTTCATTATACTGGCTTCTTATTTTCCAGGTTTGATTTTTATGAAATCTGGATTTGATATGTTTTTCCCAATATCTTCTTCATGCTTCTTTACTAGTCCACACATCTCCCATCTTCTCCCTTCCACCCCCAACTCAGACGTCCAACACTACTTCTCTCGCCTTCAACCGCTCGTCCACACTCTCTATAACACAAAAACAAAAAGTTTATCAAATGACGCGTCACACAGAATCATATACTTAGTCAAAACAAATACTTTACTTATTTATATTATCTTTATTTTACCAATAACACATTAAATAGTAGCCATATATAGAGACTTCGTCGGGCGGGTTATTACACTCTCAAGCTCCACCTCCAAGCTTCTTGCACAACCCACCAAAGCCATAGTTGATTGAAGAGACAAAAGGAAATGTTTAGGGTTTTTCCgatcaaataaaatcaaagagaaaaaagAGTAAAGATAAAAGATTGTAGTGACTTTGGTGATTAATTTTAAATACTCAACTTGATTTAGTGATGAAGAGAAAGAAGATTTGAGCTTacttgaaagaaaaatatttctttgaatttttttatgaaaggtgaattcattaattcattcaataaaTGAAACCATACAACTTAGAGAGgaaaaaaaatagcaaacacTCGTCGTAAATGATGAATGACAAGCTCTATCAACATAATATAAAAGCTTTAGCCTcaacatcaatagaacattatgacacgttgacaattggttttgtcacaactcaagcacgatatatctggagtgattgcaagcacttaatactATAATGAAATAAGCCCGGATGGTCCAAAGCAGCGAGCAAAAATCGACAAAAAAATCGAGtattcaccaaactagagaggacgacaacaaaatcatctctaaaatcacttgtaaaactaaaattacatgcataagctgtaacaccccttactcgtattccggctcggaacagagtatgaggtattactaagttttttttttaaaaaatttcgacagcatttctgcttaattttgcttaaacctcctgcaaatttaaatcacaatccaatatatatatatcaaccaaactcatttataataatactcacaatttaactattaatgaacaccacattttaaatcaaaccataacatatatttacatgatgattccatatttcataggtcgtctatacatgccataattttccggaacgatagtagcaaaataccccaagtgtgaaggatagtgtggatgattgtctgacttcgttccaaatttccgagttgtcggaagtcactataatcaagggaaaaaaaataaaatcgagtaagcatatagcttagtaagtaaacacatgataaataagtaattactcccataactacaccaaaatataaacttattcatgaataacttcattgtttaggcaatttccagcaaactgtttttctgcgtcatagtcgctaatttatttttatccggagctacagggctccaaattgagtttcgtaaattttccctgaaactagactcatataccatttcaccataaaaatttcagaattttttacccagccaattagtacagtttattcattaaaacttcccctgtttcactgcccaacggttctgacccttcctcaaaaaaattcacttaactctctgtacaaaattttaaaaatggtttcgcttgtttctattaaaaatagagtcaataaggaatccaggaatataaatttcacaccataattatttttgtacaattttttggtgattttccaaagttagaacaggggatcccgaaatcaatccagccctatttcagtaaaattcagatatctccaaaaatacaactcttttgcttattctatttatttcatatgaaaatagacacattcagcttcaatttcatatattattcagcttcccattcattttccaccatttatggtgatttttcaaagttacccatctgctgttgttcaacacagtttataactaaatcgt
The genomic region above belongs to Gossypium hirsutum isolate 1008001.06 chromosome D05, Gossypium_hirsutum_v2.1, whole genome shotgun sequence and contains:
- the LOC107905040 gene encoding probable beta-D-xylosidase 7, with protein sequence MIVRYMLRINQNPMRHLSTRKMKLLNLSLLIHLCSLLLVSTQPTDQPPFSCDSTDPLTKSYKFCKTTLPINRRVEDLVSRLTLDEKISQLVNTAAAIPRLGIPGYEWWSEALHGVAFVANISQGIRFNGTIRSATSFPQVILTAASFDPYLWYRIGQAIGIEARGVYNAGQARGMTFWTPNINIFRDPRWGRGQETPGEDPLVTGKYAVSFVRGIQGDSFEGGKLGESLQVSACCKHFTAYDLDNWKGINRFVFDANVTLQDLADTYQPPFQSCIEKGKASGVMCAYNRINGVPNCADYNLLSKTARGQWGFNGYITSDCDAVSIIYDEQGYVKEPEDAVADVLTAGMDLDCGEYLKNYTGSAIEKKKVAVSDIDRALHNLFSIRMRLGLFNGNPAKQPFGNIGSDQVCSPEHLNLALEAARNGIVLLKNDNRLLPLAKTEITSLAVIGPNANSSETLVGNYAGPPCNPVTPLQGLQSYVKNINYHPGCSTVNCSSDLTDEAMKIVKGTDKVVLVMGLDQTQEREAHDRVDLVLPGHQQKLVTRIASAANKPVILVLLCGGPVDITFAKNDQNIGSIIWAGYPGEAGGRALAEIIFGDHNPGGRLPITWYPQNLTKIPMTDMRMRPEPSSGYPGRTYRFYQGLKVFEFGYGLSYTNYSYEFLPLTKDKVYLNNQSSDKIALGYKSVSEMGTELCEKSKLPVTVRVQNNGEMDGKHAVLLFVRQAKTGNERPIKQLVGFNNVDLKAGEKAEIKLELSPCEHLSSAEGDGQMVVDEGSYFLSIGHKESEITVVFSEDTSDAATSKLMILPRILIFFYIYSFIHSFIPMHIVLK